The following proteins are co-located in the Triticum aestivum cultivar Chinese Spring chromosome 1A, IWGSC CS RefSeq v2.1, whole genome shotgun sequence genome:
- the LOC123065647 gene encoding cytochrome P450 89A2-like — MELTAWPPLLLLITLSLSLAAWLLFLLSSRHGVEKKATGKELPPGPPALVFLAKFLALRRSIFHLEPLLRELHARYGPVISIRLFRALVFVSDRRLAHRVLVQGGATFADRPRLFEPGLLFTSGSRNINAAPYGPYWRLVRRNLASEALHPACVSQFAPARRRMRDVLVRDLRARGAGGDPVEVRTPFRNAMFDLLVYMSLGARLAPELLDEMQEMQLWVVRTITSFPIFSFFPALTKRLFRKRWEAHLAVRRRQDEILLPMIEARRSASVPRGADDPPCYADSLLALRVADEGGRPLTDSELVSLCSEFLSGGTDSTVTSLEWIMGELVNHPDMQAKVYEEVRSKPELSEGDLQRMPYLKAVVLEGLRLHPPAHFLLPHGVHSDTEIGGYRVPKGAEVNFLVAEFGRDETVWAAAREFRPERFLDGGEGCGVDITGSREIKMMPFGAGRRMCPGYTLAMLHLEFFVGSLVRELEWLPAVDGEEVDMTEVLDFTTLMKNPLRVRAIPRT; from the coding sequence ATGGAGCTCACGGCCTGGCCACCGCTCCTCTTGCTCATCACTCTCTCACTCTCGCTCGCAGCTTGGCTCCTCTTCTTGCTCAGCAGCCGCCACGGCGtcgagaagaaggcgaccggtaaGGAGCTCCCCCCGGGCCCGCCGGCGCTAGTCTTCCTGGCTAAGTTCCTAGCGCTCCGGCGATCCATCTTCCACCTTGAGCCGCTCCTCCGCGAGCTGCACGCGCGCTACGGCCCCGTCATCTCCATCCGCCTCTTCCGCGccctcgtcttcgtctccgaccGCCGCCTCGCCCACCGCGTTCTCGTCCAGGGCGGCGCCACCTTTGCCGACCGCCCGAGGCTCTTCGAGCCGGGGCTCCTCTTCACCTCCGGCTCCCGCAACATCAACGCCGCGCCCTACGGGCCTTACTGGCGCCTTGTCCGCCGCAACCTCGCCTCCGAGGCGCTGCACCCGGCCTGCGTCAGCCAGTTCGCGCCCGCCAGGCGCCGGATGCGCGACGTGCTCGTCCGCGACCTCCGCGCgcgcggcgccggcggcgaccCCGTCGAGGTGAGGACGCCGTTCCGGAACGCCATGTTCGACCTGCTCGTGTACATGAGCCTCGGCGCCCGGCTCGCCCCGGAGCTGCTCGACGAGATGCAGGAGATGCAGCTGTGGGTCGTCCGCACCATCACCAGCTTCCCCATCTTTTCCTTCTTCCCGGCGCTCACCAAGAGGCTCTTCCGCAAGCGATGGGAAGCGCACCTTGCCGTCCGCCGGAGGCAGGACGAGATCTTGCTCCCGATGATCGAAGCACGGCGCTCCGCTTCCGTGCCCCGCGGCGCCGATGACCCGCCGTGCTACGCCGACTCGCTCCTAGCGCTGCGCGTGGCCGACGAAGGCGGCCGCCCGCTCACGGACTCTGAGCTCGTCAGTCTCTGCTCCGAGTTCTTGAGCGGCGGCACGGACAGCACCGTGACCTCGCTGGAGTGGATCATGGGGGAGCTGGTGAACCATCCGGACATGCAGGCCAAGGTCTACGAGGAGGTCAGGAGCAAGCCGGAGCTCAGCGAAGGCGACCTGCAGCGGATGCCGTACCTGAAGGCCGTGGTCCTCGAGGGGCTACGGCTCCACCCGCCGGCTCACTTCCTCCTCCCTCACGGCGTGCATAGCGACACGGAGATCGGCGGCTATAGGGTCCCCAAGGGCGCGGAGGTCAACTTCCTGGTCGCCGAGTTCGGGCGAGACGAGACggtgtgggcggcggcgcgggagttccggccggagcggttcctggacggcggcgaggggtgcGGCGTGGACATCACGGGGAGCAGGGAGATCAAGATGATGCCCTTCGGAGCGGGCCGCAGGATGTGCCCGGGATATACGCTCGCCATGCTGCACTTGGAGTTCTTCGTCGGGAGCCTCGTGAGGGAGCTGGAGTGGCTGCCGGCGGTGGACGGGGAGGAGGTGGACATGACCGAGGTGCTGGATTTCACCACCCTCATGAAGAATCCCCTCCGTGTTCGCGCCATCCCAAGGACTTGA